One genomic segment of Oncorhynchus kisutch isolate 150728-3 linkage group LG15, Okis_V2, whole genome shotgun sequence includes these proteins:
- the LOC109905279 gene encoding tryptophan 2,3-dioxygenase A-like — translation MSGGCPYFEKRHLLFKSKLHLEEEEEDDSQEGINKASKGGIIYGDYLQLDKVVTAQVLQSELKGNKIHDEHLFIVTHQAYELWFKQILWELDSVREIFISGHVRDERNMLKVNTRIHRIVMIFRLLVDQFAVLETMTALDFYDFREYLSPASGFQSLQFRLLENKIGVPDNLRVPYNRRHYRDNFKGHESEMLLRSEKEPCLLKLVEKWLERTPGLEEDGFNFWVKLEANIFEGLSLEKNKIEKMQDSEEKEEMMEEMTKQKELFTSLFDVKRHEHLLGKGERRISYKALQGALMIYFYREEPRFQVPFQLLSNLMDIDTLMTKWRYNHVCMVHRMIGSKAGTGGSSGYHYLRSTVSDRYKVFVDLFNLAMFLIPRHWVPKLDPNEHTFLFTAEYCDSSYCSSEDSD, via the exons ATGAGTGGTGGATGTCCATACTTCGAGAAAAGGCACTT GCTATTCAAGAGCAAGCTGCAtctagaagaggaagaggaagacgactCTCAAGAAGGAATCAACAAGGCCAGCAAAGGTGGCATCATCTATGGTGACTACCTTCAG CTTGATAAGGTTGTGACCGCCCAAGTTCTCCAGAGTGAACTGAAGGGGAACAAAATCCACGATGAGCATCTTTTCATTGTCACACATCAAG cttatgaactCTGGTTCAAGCAGATTCTATGGGAACTGGATTCAGTGCGAGAGATTTTCATCAGTGGACAT GTTCGCGATGAACGCAACATGCTGAAGGTCAACACCCGCATACACAGGATTGTTATGATCTTCAGGCTGCTGGTCGACCAGTTCGCCGTACTCGAGACAATGACCGCCTTGGACTTCTATGACTTCAG AGAGTACCTGTCCCCTGCCTCCGGGTTCCAAAGTCTCCAGTTCCGTCTGTTGGAGAACAAGATTGGGGTCCCTGACAACCTAAGAGTCCCCTACAACAGGCGCCACTACAGGGACAACTTCAAAGGACATGAGAGTGAGATGCTGCTTAGATCTGAGAAGGAGCCTTGCCTGCTGAAATTGGTGGAG AAATGGCTGGAAAGGACCCCAGGTCTTGAAGAGGATGGGTTTAACTTTTGGGTTAAACTGGAAGCCAACATCTTTGAAGGGTTGAGtcttgaaaaaaataaaatagag AAAATGCAAGACTccgaggagaaggaggagatgaTGGAAGAGATGACGAAACAAAAAGAGCTATTTACTTCTCTGTTTGATGTCAAAAGACATGAGCATCTTTTGGGCAAAG GTGAGAGACGGATCTCCTACAAAGCTCTCCAAGGAGCTCTGATGATCTACTTCTACAG GGAGGAGCCCAGGTTCCAGGTTCCCTTCCAACTCCTGTCCAACCTGATGGACATTGATACCCTCATGACAAAATGGAGAT ACAACCACGTGTGCATGGTGCACAGAATGATTGGCAGCAAAGCAGGCACCGGAGGCTCATCTGGCTACCACTATCTGCGCTCTACTGTCAG tgaTCGCTACAAAGTCTTTGTGGATCTCTTCAACCTGGCCATGTTTTTGATACCTCGGCATTGGGTGCCTAAACTAGACCCCAATGAGCACACCTTCCTGTTCACCGCAGAGTACTGTGACAGCTCCTACTGCAGTAGTGAGGATTCAGACTAG